The Spiroplasma citri genome has a segment encoding these proteins:
- the dnaA gene encoding chromosomal replication initiator protein DnaA, whose amino-acid sequence MNTKELWIEVKEILSRDESVSPEIYNYYISDTNLYTVSDNNCLITTKSEIAIGVFEAGLNEKIKNILKKLTGIQYNISFELEKNINKQASVISKIDTLTENNNLAYYENYTFENFVRGDSNHEAMQAALAVALDLGKKWNPLFIYGDSGLGKTHLLHAIENKVNEIYKTNNRVKYLKADEFGKIAMDILNQGHEIIEAFKTSYDIYDCLLIDDIQLLAKRNKTNELFFHIFNSYIEKNKQIVITSDKYPDDLGGFEARIISRFSYGLSIGLDSPDFETALKILEQKLKHQNNLGLFSEESLEFIALNFNSDVRKLEGAIKRLLFLAVMNKKPNEIITLADVEKAFKNAPLQNNEKITPKKIKQIVADSYNITIKAMMSKSRVSNVMQARQLAMYFCRTLLDEPFTRIGTEFGGKDHTTVMNSVKKVEAHISTNKEFKHLVNAIRRKIEGR is encoded by the coding sequence ATGAACACAAAAGAATTATGAATTGAAGTTAAAGAAATATTATCTCGTGATGAATCAGTTTCCCCAGAAATTTATAACTACTATATTAGTGACACAAACTTATATACTGTATCTGATAATAACTGCTTAATTACAACAAAATCAGAAATTGCAATTGGTGTTTTTGAAGCAGGATTAAATGAAAAAATTAAAAATATCTTAAAAAAACTAACTGGAATCCAATATAATATTTCATTTGAATTAGAAAAAAATATCAATAAGCAAGCATCTGTAATTAGTAAAATTGACACATTAACAGAAAACAATAACCTTGCTTACTATGAAAATTATACTTTTGAAAATTTTGTTCGTGGTGATTCTAATCACGAAGCAATGCAAGCAGCTTTAGCAGTTGCTTTAGATCTTGGAAAAAAATGAAATCCATTATTCATATATGGAGACTCTGGACTAGGAAAAACACATCTATTACATGCAATTGAAAATAAGGTAAATGAAATTTATAAAACAAATAACCGAGTAAAATATTTAAAAGCTGATGAGTTTGGAAAAATTGCTATGGATATTTTAAACCAAGGCCATGAAATTATTGAAGCTTTTAAAACATCTTATGACATTTACGATTGTTTATTAATTGATGATATACAATTATTAGCAAAACGAAATAAAACAAATGAATTATTTTTTCATATTTTTAACTCATATATTGAAAAAAATAAACAAATTGTAATTACTTCTGATAAATATCCTGATGATCTAGGCGGTTTTGAAGCTAGAATTATTTCTCGTTTTTCATATGGTTTAAGTATTGGCTTAGATTCACCAGATTTTGAAACAGCACTTAAAATATTAGAACAAAAACTAAAACATCAAAATAACTTAGGATTATTTTCAGAAGAATCACTAGAATTTATTGCTTTAAATTTTAACAGTGATGTTAGAAAGTTAGAAGGAGCAATTAAACGATTATTATTTTTAGCTGTTATGAACAAAAAACCAAATGAAATTATTACATTAGCTGATGTTGAAAAGGCATTTAAAAATGCCCCCCTGCAAAATAATGAAAAAATTACCCCTAAAAAAATTAAACAAATTGTTGCTGACAGTTACAATATTACTATCAAAGCAATGATGAGTAAATCACGAGTTAGTAATGTTATGCAAGCACGACAATTAGCAATGTATTTTTGTAGAACATTACTAGATGAACCATTTACAAGGATTGGAACAGAGTTCGGTGGCAAAGACCACACAACTGTGATGAATAGTGTTAAAAAAGTTGAAGCACACATTAGTACAAACAAAGAATTTAAACATTTAGTAAATGCAATTCGTAGAAAAATTGAAGGAAGATAG